From Kiritimatiellia bacterium, a single genomic window includes:
- a CDS encoding Gfo/Idh/MocA family oxidoreductase — protein MLSRREFLATAVAAAATAQIVPRRVFGGPGQPSANSKLRLAAIGCGGQGWSDLKNMLSEDVVALCDVDDRRAANAFKELPQAKRYRDFRRMFDEMSDQIDAVLVATPDHTHAVAAMAAMRHGKHVFCEKPLAHSVAEARALAREARTRRLITQMGNQGHSSESIRVFVEMVRAGAIGEVTEVHCACDAFPDVYCQYAKLAAVRSERPTIPRELDWELWLGPAPERPYHPAYVPWGWRGWMPFGTGAIGDWACHVVDPVFWALELDAPIAVQAECMNYDPREHADLYPPGTRITFEFPARGNRGPVRLIWHDGKIRPPRPEELEPDRNVPGVGAIVIGTRGKIMYGSHGAGGCRIIPEAKMKEYGAPPKSLPRIPHGHYRDWLDAVREGRPANADFEYGARLSEVGLLGAIAVRYPGIRLEYDAAAMRFTNHDDANRWLAPPYRSGWTL, from the coding sequence ATGCTCTCACGCCGAGAATTCCTCGCGACGGCGGTTGCTGCCGCGGCGACCGCTCAGATCGTGCCGCGCCGCGTGTTCGGTGGGCCCGGCCAGCCCTCCGCCAATTCGAAGCTGCGACTTGCGGCGATCGGCTGCGGCGGCCAGGGCTGGAGCGACCTGAAAAACATGCTCAGCGAGGACGTGGTCGCCCTGTGCGACGTGGACGACCGTCGCGCCGCGAACGCGTTCAAAGAGCTCCCCCAGGCGAAACGCTACCGCGATTTTCGGCGCATGTTCGACGAGATGAGCGACCAAATCGATGCAGTGCTGGTCGCCACTCCCGACCACACCCATGCGGTCGCCGCGATGGCCGCCATGCGCCATGGCAAACACGTGTTTTGCGAAAAACCGCTCGCACACTCGGTCGCGGAAGCTCGCGCGCTCGCGCGCGAGGCCCGCACACGCCGGCTGATCACCCAGATGGGCAACCAGGGCCATTCCAGCGAATCGATCCGCGTGTTCGTGGAGATGGTCCGTGCCGGTGCGATCGGCGAGGTGACCGAGGTCCACTGCGCCTGTGATGCCTTCCCGGACGTGTACTGCCAGTACGCGAAGCTGGCGGCGGTGCGTTCGGAGCGCCCAACGATCCCCCGCGAGCTCGATTGGGAGCTCTGGCTTGGCCCCGCGCCGGAGCGCCCCTACCACCCTGCCTACGTGCCGTGGGGCTGGCGCGGCTGGATGCCGTTCGGCACCGGTGCGATCGGCGACTGGGCCTGCCACGTCGTCGACCCCGTGTTCTGGGCGCTTGAGCTCGATGCACCGATTGCGGTGCAAGCGGAGTGCATGAACTATGACCCCCGCGAACATGCGGATCTCTACCCGCCCGGCACCCGGATCACCTTCGAGTTTCCTGCGCGGGGCAATCGCGGACCGGTGCGGCTGATCTGGCACGATGGCAAGATCCGGCCTCCCCGACCGGAGGAGCTGGAGCCGGATCGTAACGTGCCCGGCGTTGGCGCGATCGTGATCGGCACGCGCGGCAAGATCATGTACGGATCCCACGGCGCAGGCGGATGCCGGATCATCCCGGAGGCGAAGATGAAGGAGTACGGCGCGCCGCCGAAATCCCTTCCCCGCATCCCGCACGGCCATTACCGCGACTGGCTGGACGCGGTACGCGAAGGCCGCCCGGCCAATGCAGATTTCGAATACGGTGCTCGACTGAGCGAGGTCGGCCTGCTGGGCGCGATTGCGGTCCGTTATCCCGGCATCCGCCTGGAATACGACGCCGCCGCGATGCGTTTCACAAACCACGACGACGCGAACCGCTGGCTTGCGCCGCCCTACCGCAGCGGGTGGACGCTCTAA
- a CDS encoding sugar phosphate isomerase/epimerase has protein sequence MRLNRREVLVSLGAAMFSPLGAAPSTALRTSAPAVRFQYALNAATIRSHRLPLPEQLRLAAATGYQGYEPWLSDIEAFVAGGGSLRDLARECADRGLRIVNAIGFAKWIVEDAAERARALEQLRREMGMIAALGGQCIAAPPAGGTKAEPRIGLDVIAERFAAVSAIGTSEGVTPLLEIWGASAHLSTLAEAAYVLVRSGRANAGLLADVYHIVRGGSPVSGLRAFNGAMLRCFHMNDVPAEPPREQLRDAHRVWPGDGAAPLAEILRILADSGAEVTLSLELFNEEYWKLPAAEIARIGLEKMRTAVRAAGLA, from the coding sequence ATGCGGCTCAACCGTCGCGAAGTGCTGGTCTCGCTCGGCGCGGCGATGTTCTCGCCACTTGGCGCCGCGCCCAGTACGGCCCTGCGGACTTCGGCGCCCGCCGTCCGCTTCCAATACGCCCTCAATGCGGCGACGATCCGCTCCCATCGACTGCCCCTGCCCGAACAACTCCGGTTGGCGGCCGCCACCGGCTACCAGGGCTACGAGCCATGGCTCAGCGACATTGAAGCATTCGTCGCCGGCGGTGGCTCGCTTCGCGACCTCGCGCGCGAGTGCGCAGACCGAGGCCTGCGGATCGTCAACGCGATTGGTTTTGCCAAATGGATCGTAGAGGATGCCGCAGAAAGGGCCCGCGCCCTCGAACAGCTCCGCCGCGAAATGGGCATGATCGCTGCGCTCGGCGGACAGTGCATCGCCGCCCCGCCGGCGGGCGGCACGAAAGCGGAACCGCGGATTGGCCTGGATGTGATCGCGGAACGATTCGCCGCGGTTTCCGCCATCGGCACCTCGGAGGGCGTTACGCCACTTCTCGAAATCTGGGGGGCATCTGCACATCTGAGCACGCTCGCAGAGGCCGCATACGTGCTGGTTCGCTCGGGGAGGGCGAACGCCGGGCTTCTCGCGGATGTTTACCACATTGTGCGGGGAGGAAGCCCCGTGTCGGGACTGCGGGCGTTCAATGGCGCGATGCTCCGCTGCTTCCACATGAACGATGTCCCCGCCGAACCGCCGCGAGAGCAGCTGCGAGATGCGCACCGGGTTTGGCCCGGCGATGGCGCCGCTCCGCTCGCGGAAATCCTCCGGATCCTCGCCGATAGCGGGGCAGAAGTCACGCTCTCGCTCGAGTTGTTCAACGAAGAGTACTGGAAGCTGCCGGCGGCAGAGATCGCCCGCATCGGCCTCGAGAAAATGCGAACAGCGGTCCGGGCGGCCGGCCTGGCCTAG
- a CDS encoding radical SAM protein, producing the protein MASIVAHFGEEPPISSSRGSGTIFFSGCSSRCMFCQNWQISLEHLGDILTPDEFEEQVRHLLSRHRVHNLNFVTPDHFWPHIAELCERLRRSGEAVPFLFNSSGYHRPEMVEEYARWIDIFLPDFKFASPDLAQHVMGDRRYTDLALESLRRMVDARGFLEPWDPSGERPAQRGVLVRHLVLPGHVHNSLDVLRLLRREFGRFLPISVMSQFRPTPRCHERQFLNRRVTPAEYEEVLNEVERLGFENVLIQPEPLSDEFTPDFRLDRPFAANPPSVVAPKDRGPAP; encoded by the coding sequence GTGGCCTCCATCGTTGCGCACTTCGGTGAGGAGCCACCGATCAGCTCGTCGCGGGGCTCCGGCACGATCTTCTTTTCGGGCTGTTCCAGCCGCTGCATGTTCTGCCAGAACTGGCAGATTTCTCTCGAGCACCTGGGCGACATCCTCACGCCCGACGAGTTTGAGGAGCAGGTTCGGCACCTTCTGAGCCGTCATCGCGTCCACAACCTCAATTTTGTGACGCCCGACCACTTTTGGCCCCACATCGCCGAACTGTGCGAGCGCCTTCGTAGGTCCGGCGAGGCCGTCCCCTTCCTCTTCAATTCCTCCGGCTATCACCGTCCCGAAATGGTCGAGGAATATGCGCGCTGGATCGACATCTTCCTGCCCGATTTCAAGTTCGCCTCGCCGGATCTCGCTCAGCACGTGATGGGCGATCGCCGGTACACCGATCTGGCGCTCGAATCGCTGCGCCGCATGGTGGATGCCCGCGGTTTTCTCGAACCGTGGGATCCGAGCGGCGAACGGCCCGCCCAACGCGGCGTGCTGGTACGCCACCTTGTGCTGCCGGGTCACGTACACAACAGTCTCGATGTGTTGCGGCTGCTGCGCCGTGAGTTCGGACGGTTCCTTCCCATTTCCGTGATGAGCCAGTTCCGGCCGACGCCTCGCTGCCACGAACGTCAATTTCTCAACCGGCGCGTGACCCCGGCGGAGTACGAGGAAGTTCTGAACGAAGTCGAACGTCTCGGTTTCGAGAACGTGCTGATCCAGCCAGAGCCGCTCTCGGACGAGTTCACGCCGGACTTCCGGCTGGACCGACCTTTCGCAGCCAACCCCCCGTCCGTGGTGGCCCCGAAAGACCGGGGGCCCGCCCCATGA
- a CDS encoding glycoside hydrolase family 55 protein: MSILARHAAHRLGLAWLVAGSLTIGVAAFGRVWVRASGETFEATFLQLTGRRVIMAGPGGTRFAITLDELCDEDQRRILALASGRTPPPETPPEARATQRPATSLPPSPPAPPSPAAPSPRRRGEPSRLWGASGELWRATSRLPDFSFAGYRHGEATIPTVPVTTDVRRHGARGDGVTDDTAAFRRAIDATPHGAILVPAGRYVLTDVVTLRRGGVVLRGEGPDRSVLVCPKSFTEIRGRSVVDGFKSRWAFSGGFVTLEGGAASAPAAKVVAPARRGERTLVLDDASAFPTGSYLRLTMASERSLGRHLHGDRFEAGAATFEEMQYFMDWVARIVAREDSRVTLDRPLRLDVRPEWDPRAWVWQPTAEDMGVEHLSFEFPGTPKKAHLLEEGFNALQLRGVVNGWVRNVSFVDCDNGVILSGCRFVEVSDVRFVARRRKDPSGHHALWVTGYSQDCLLTRFEIATVFEHDLSVEGLANGNVFSAGRARRLTCDHHANIPYENLFTDIDAGDPQQLYRSGGRDDRGPKTGVRTTFWNIRGSGEFPRAPDWPLINLIGVGSGPKLLNAEDGPWIEPLKPVWPPNLHTAQRERRLTQRASP, translated from the coding sequence ATGAGCATCCTTGCCCGCCACGCTGCGCACCGGCTCGGTCTCGCCTGGCTCGTCGCCGGTTCGCTCACGATCGGCGTTGCCGCGTTCGGGCGCGTGTGGGTACGGGCAAGCGGCGAGACCTTCGAGGCAACATTCCTGCAGCTGACCGGACGCCGCGTCATCATGGCCGGCCCCGGTGGCACACGCTTCGCGATCACACTGGACGAACTCTGCGACGAGGACCAGCGCCGGATCCTCGCGCTCGCCTCCGGCCGCACCCCGCCTCCCGAAACACCGCCGGAAGCGCGTGCAACCCAACGACCCGCGACGTCGCTGCCTCCATCACCCCCCGCCCCGCCCTCCCCCGCCGCTCCCTCACCGCGCCGCCGCGGGGAGCCGTCCCGCCTGTGGGGCGCCAGCGGCGAACTGTGGCGCGCAACCAGCCGCCTGCCGGACTTCTCGTTCGCAGGCTATCGTCACGGCGAAGCCACGATTCCCACAGTACCGGTGACGACGGACGTCCGTCGCCACGGCGCTCGGGGGGACGGCGTCACCGACGATACCGCCGCATTTCGCCGCGCGATCGACGCAACCCCACACGGCGCGATCCTCGTGCCCGCAGGCCGGTACGTGTTGACCGACGTGGTCACACTGCGTCGTGGGGGCGTGGTGCTGCGCGGCGAGGGGCCGGATCGCAGTGTACTGGTCTGCCCAAAGTCATTCACCGAAATCCGCGGCCGCTCCGTTGTGGACGGTTTCAAATCGCGCTGGGCGTTCAGCGGGGGCTTCGTCACGCTGGAGGGAGGTGCGGCGTCCGCACCGGCGGCGAAGGTCGTCGCGCCCGCCCGCCGGGGCGAGCGCACCCTCGTGCTGGATGACGCCTCCGCGTTCCCGACCGGTTCGTATCTTCGCCTGACGATGGCGAGCGAGCGCTCGCTCGGCCGCCATCTCCACGGCGATCGTTTCGAGGCGGGCGCGGCGACGTTTGAGGAGATGCAGTATTTCATGGACTGGGTCGCGCGGATCGTCGCGCGCGAGGACTCGCGCGTTACGCTGGACCGGCCACTTCGGCTCGACGTGCGGCCCGAGTGGGATCCGCGCGCGTGGGTCTGGCAGCCGACCGCGGAGGACATGGGCGTCGAGCACCTCTCATTCGAATTTCCAGGCACGCCGAAGAAAGCGCACTTGCTCGAGGAAGGTTTCAACGCGCTGCAGCTTCGCGGCGTCGTAAATGGCTGGGTCCGCAACGTCAGCTTCGTGGACTGCGACAACGGAGTGATCCTCTCCGGCTGCCGGTTCGTCGAAGTCAGCGATGTTCGTTTCGTCGCCCGCCGTCGCAAGGATCCCAGCGGCCATCACGCGCTGTGGGTGACCGGCTATTCTCAGGACTGCCTGCTGACTCGTTTCGAGATCGCGACGGTGTTCGAACACGATCTCAGCGTGGAGGGCCTCGCCAATGGCAACGTCTTCTCGGCGGGCCGCGCACGTCGGCTGACCTGCGACCATCATGCGAACATTCCGTACGAAAATCTCTTCACCGACATCGACGCGGGTGACCCCCAGCAGCTGTACCGAAGCGGCGGCCGGGACGACCGTGGTCCGAAAACCGGCGTTCGGACGACGTTTTGGAACATCCGCGGCTCGGGAGAGTTCCCGAGAGCGCCGGACTGGCCGTTGATCAACCTGATTGGGGTCGGATCGGGACCGAAGCTGCTGAACGCAGAAGACGGCCCATGGATCGAGCCGCTCAAGCCGGTCTGGCCGCCCAATCTGCACACCGCCCAGCGGGAGCGGCGGCTGACGCAGCGCGCCTCCCCCTGA
- a CDS encoding AAA family ATPase — protein MPTEVVAIANQKGGVGKTTTAINLAACLVERRRSVLLVDLDPQANATSGLGCSPARGGSIYRALFGERPFAECIRPTDYRNFDIVPSELDLAGAEVELLRLPEPALALRRAMAPYLAATPHEFVLIDCPPSLGILTVNALCAADRVLVPLQCEYFALEGLSVITRVIEDLRRGANPRLELDGIVMTMYSSRTRLGQQVVQEVVNHFPGRVYESLIPRTVRLGEAPSFAKPIIVYDSGGIGAAAYRLLAKEFLARRAAAASGSASAAPMNQPESPAPSPPPVTEPAAEVTVSPPAKELADGHG, from the coding sequence ATGCCGACGGAAGTGGTCGCCATCGCGAATCAAAAGGGCGGGGTGGGGAAGACCACCACTGCGATCAATCTCGCTGCCTGTCTGGTGGAGCGACGCCGGTCGGTGTTGCTGGTGGACCTCGATCCTCAGGCGAACGCGACCAGCGGCCTGGGGTGCTCGCCCGCCCGCGGTGGGAGCATCTATCGGGCGCTATTTGGCGAGCGTCCCTTCGCGGAGTGCATACGTCCGACGGACTACCGGAACTTTGATATCGTCCCGTCCGAGTTGGATCTGGCCGGAGCCGAAGTGGAGCTCTTGCGGCTGCCCGAGCCGGCCCTCGCACTTCGACGTGCGATGGCACCGTATCTCGCCGCGACACCGCACGAGTTCGTGCTGATCGACTGCCCACCCTCGCTCGGCATCCTCACGGTGAATGCGCTCTGCGCGGCGGACCGGGTGCTGGTGCCGTTGCAGTGCGAGTACTTCGCGCTGGAGGGGTTGAGCGTGATCACGCGTGTGATCGAGGACCTCCGCCGCGGTGCGAACCCGCGCCTCGAGCTGGATGGCATTGTGATGACGATGTACTCGAGTCGAACCAGGCTCGGCCAGCAGGTGGTTCAGGAGGTCGTCAATCATTTTCCGGGTCGTGTCTATGAGAGTCTGATTCCGCGGACCGTGCGACTCGGTGAGGCACCCAGTTTCGCGAAGCCGATCATCGTGTATGACAGTGGCGGCATCGGAGCGGCCGCCTACCGACTGCTTGCGAAGGAGTTTCTCGCCCGTCGCGCCGCGGCCGCCTCGGGCTCCGCGTCAGCCGCGCCGATGAATCAGCCGGAATCCCCGGCGCCCTCTCCGCCGCCCGTGACCGAACCAGCTGCCGAGGTAACCGTCTCGCCCCCCGCGAAGGAACTGGCGGATGGCCACGGCTGA
- a CDS encoding chitobiase/beta-hexosaminidase C-terminal domain-containing protein, which translates to MIRKTTTALLVLYSVAWSQAAFAQSVTDLASGQLIEPVTLPRFGHQFYRLVVPAGASRLVFASFGGTGDADLYVRRGGLPNGKQFDARSMRPGNAEWVDLRNPPPGEWYLLIFAKTAVSRAKAWAVLEGTPPSSPAVAPPVFSPPAGMYTGSVRVVLGCATPGAVVRATTDGSDPHLNSPAVQTALVSATTTLRARAFVGSQSSAVASARYEIVPQPPQPPPSPPAAGVIELVNGQVLRQQSNPKHKFSLYRLVVPNGPTHLVFGMTGGAGDADMYVRHGAPPSLTQYDYRPYKPGNTELVQVMYPAAGEWYLMIYARAAYHGLQVWGIHWRDATLTTVATPTIQPAGGTFRAPVEVRLSCTTPGATIRYTLDGSPPTLTSPTNQPFILHQNTVVSARAFRDDWTPSAIATATFHVNTNAPPAPGLPPLGRIVDLERFSWTPLDASGTKGVLTVPLRWAYRFVNLSGDYSRDLLGVLQPRTDGTYLVNIQPRTKLIVQLPGLVRPDPALPKQSVVLEYSFDPRVPQNLRSARVLHYSYRGVWSQFRDWQWLTRGSAAPHWNGFELIKRW; encoded by the coding sequence GTGATACGAAAAACCACCACAGCGCTGCTGGTGTTGTACAGTGTGGCGTGGTCTCAGGCCGCCTTCGCGCAAAGTGTCACCGACCTGGCAAGCGGCCAGCTCATCGAGCCGGTCACGCTGCCGCGCTTCGGCCATCAGTTCTATCGACTGGTCGTGCCGGCCGGCGCCAGCCGCCTGGTGTTCGCCAGTTTCGGCGGGACTGGTGATGCGGACCTCTACGTCCGCCGCGGCGGGCTGCCCAATGGCAAACAGTTCGACGCTCGTTCCATGCGCCCTGGCAATGCGGAGTGGGTGGATTTGCGCAACCCGCCGCCGGGAGAGTGGTATCTCCTCATCTTCGCGAAGACGGCGGTTAGCCGGGCAAAAGCGTGGGCGGTCCTGGAGGGAACGCCGCCATCCTCACCGGCCGTTGCGCCGCCCGTTTTTTCCCCCCCGGCGGGCATGTACACCGGGAGCGTGCGGGTGGTGCTGGGCTGCGCCACGCCGGGGGCGGTGGTTCGTGCGACAACCGACGGCTCCGACCCTCACCTCAACTCCCCCGCGGTGCAAACCGCGCTGGTCAGTGCGACCACCACGCTGCGTGCGCGTGCATTCGTCGGCAGCCAGTCCAGCGCAGTCGCCAGCGCACGATATGAGATCGTGCCGCAACCCCCGCAACCGCCGCCCTCGCCGCCGGCGGCCGGCGTGATCGAGCTCGTCAACGGCCAGGTCCTCAGGCAGCAGTCGAACCCAAAGCACAAGTTCAGCCTCTACCGTTTGGTCGTCCCCAACGGTCCAACACATCTGGTGTTCGGAATGACCGGCGGCGCCGGCGACGCAGACATGTACGTGCGCCACGGCGCCCCCCCGTCGCTCACGCAATACGACTACCGGCCCTACAAGCCTGGAAATACCGAGTTGGTCCAAGTGATGTATCCCGCCGCGGGCGAATGGTACCTGATGATTTACGCCCGCGCCGCCTATCATGGACTGCAGGTCTGGGGCATTCACTGGCGTGACGCTACGCTGACGACCGTCGCGACGCCAACGATTCAGCCCGCCGGTGGCACCTTCCGGGCACCAGTGGAAGTTCGACTGAGCTGCACCACGCCCGGCGCAACGATCCGTTACACGCTGGACGGTTCCCCCCCCACGCTCACCTCGCCGACCAACCAGCCATTCATCCTCCACCAAAATACCGTCGTCAGCGCCCGCGCATTTCGGGACGATTGGACACCCAGCGCAATCGCGACCGCCACCTTCCACGTCAACACCAACGCGCCGCCCGCTCCCGGCTTGCCGCCACTCGGCCGCATCGTGGATCTCGAGCGATTCTCCTGGACGCCGCTGGACGCCAGCGGCACGAAGGGCGTGCTCACCGTGCCGCTGAGGTGGGCCTACCGGTTCGTCAACCTGAGTGGCGACTATTCACGGGACCTGCTGGGTGTGCTGCAACCTCGGACGGATGGGACCTACCTGGTCAACATCCAGCCGCGCACCAAGCTGATTGTGCAGCTCCCCGGCCTCGTGCGTCCCGACCCCGCGCTGCCCAAGCAGAGCGTGGTGCTGGAATATTCGTTCGACCCACGAGTTCCCCAGAACCTGCGCTCTGCGCGCGTGCTGCACTACTCTTATCGAGGTGTGTGGTCGCAGTTCCGCGACTGGCAGTGGCTGACCCGCGGGTCTGCCGCCCCGCACTGGAACGGCTTCGAGCTGATCAAGCGGTGGTGA
- a CDS encoding response regulator, translated as MSEAGQRRILVTDDDAGIRAVVRRALEEHGYTVEEAANGVECLRRVREWAPDLVILDLYMPEKDGLETLRELRAMRPMPRLITMSGGGPTYDMTILQSARFLGAESALLKPFTIADLLEVVRRMLEVPAEPGAGGSGA; from the coding sequence ATGAGCGAGGCAGGACAGCGGCGGATCCTCGTCACGGATGACGATGCCGGCATTCGAGCGGTCGTGCGCCGGGCGCTCGAGGAGCACGGATACACAGTGGAGGAAGCCGCGAACGGGGTGGAGTGTCTGAGGCGCGTGCGCGAGTGGGCCCCGGACCTGGTCATCTTGGATCTGTACATGCCGGAGAAGGACGGGCTGGAGACGCTGCGGGAACTGCGAGCGATGCGGCCAATGCCGCGACTGATCACGATGTCCGGCGGTGGCCCCACCTATGACATGACGATCCTGCAGTCTGCCCGGTTTCTGGGCGCGGAGTCCGCGCTGCTGAAGCCGTTTACCATCGCGGACCTGCTGGAGGTGGTGCGGCGCATGTTGGAGGTGCCGGCCGAGCCGGGCGCAGGGGGCAGCGGTGCCTAG
- the tatC gene encoding twin-arginine translocase subunit TatC, whose amino-acid sequence MKLGPFKFSIDSEDVSKPFLEHLEDLRQTILRSIGALAIGMLVAAPLAPTILRWLKRPLFLVFSKPEEVDQFLWTWDVTGAFALAMKIMFWAGLVFAAPFIVLFVAQFVFPGLTAKEKYVIRRSAGAAVGLFAAGVFLAYRFCLPVGLRAMWAMNRWLGVRPQWTITSYIAFTLQFLLAFGLVFELPIVLFILGRLGLISASTLRTYRRHVYVALFIVAAVLTPPDVFSQLLMGIPLVLLYEACIVLIAATEREREAAETSPPAARPPGGAG is encoded by the coding sequence GTGAAACTCGGCCCGTTTAAGTTCAGTATTGACAGCGAGGACGTCAGCAAGCCGTTTCTCGAACATTTGGAGGATTTGCGGCAGACGATCCTGCGCAGCATTGGTGCGCTCGCGATCGGGATGCTGGTGGCCGCTCCGCTCGCGCCCACGATCCTGCGGTGGCTGAAACGGCCGTTGTTTCTGGTGTTCTCGAAGCCGGAGGAGGTGGATCAATTTCTCTGGACGTGGGACGTCACCGGCGCATTTGCGCTGGCGATGAAAATCATGTTCTGGGCCGGACTGGTCTTCGCGGCCCCCTTCATCGTGCTGTTCGTCGCACAGTTTGTGTTTCCGGGGCTGACCGCAAAGGAAAAGTACGTGATTCGCCGCAGCGCCGGGGCGGCGGTCGGGCTATTTGCGGCCGGGGTGTTTCTGGCCTACCGGTTTTGTCTGCCGGTGGGACTGCGGGCGATGTGGGCGATGAACCGGTGGCTGGGGGTGCGCCCGCAGTGGACGATCACCAGCTACATCGCGTTCACGCTGCAGTTTCTTCTCGCGTTCGGACTGGTGTTCGAACTGCCGATTGTGTTGTTCATTCTGGGGCGGCTGGGATTGATTTCGGCCAGCACGTTGCGGACCTACCGCCGCCACGTCTATGTCGCGCTGTTCATTGTGGCGGCGGTACTGACGCCGCCGGACGTGTTCAGTCAGCTGTTGATGGGGATACCGCTGGTGCTGCTGTATGAGGCGTGCATCGTGCTGATCGCGGCGACGGAACGCGAGCGGGAGGCGGCGGAGACGAGCCCGCCTGCGGCGCGGCCGCCGGGAGGAGCAGGATGA
- a CDS encoding twin-arginine translocase TatA/TatE family subunit codes for MALAFISGIGGGELLIIMVIFLLLFGSKKLPGIARNLGRTMAELQRAAREVREEFLNADRELNSPPPASSLPPAPEATPPEGGEWHPDMEAYGYPPPSEPPAEDGGSSAAPADASATPTTETAPADAGVPADTPAPTEPDGETRPV; via the coding sequence GTGGCGCTGGCGTTCATCAGCGGGATCGGCGGCGGAGAGCTGCTGATCATCATGGTGATCTTCCTGCTGTTGTTCGGCTCGAAGAAGCTGCCTGGCATTGCGCGAAATCTGGGGCGGACCATGGCCGAACTGCAGCGTGCCGCGCGGGAGGTTCGGGAGGAGTTTCTCAACGCCGACCGTGAGCTGAATTCGCCCCCGCCCGCGTCCTCCCTGCCGCCCGCGCCGGAGGCGACGCCGCCGGAAGGTGGCGAGTGGCATCCGGACATGGAAGCCTACGGTTATCCGCCACCGTCCGAGCCCCCCGCCGAGGACGGAGGGAGCAGTGCCGCGCCGGCGGACGCGTCTGCGACACCGACCACCGAAACTGCGCCTGCCGACGCGGGGGTGCCGGCCGACACGCCGGCGCCGACGGAACCGGACGGTGAAACTCGGCCCGTTTAA
- a CDS encoding OmpA family protein produces MVRDGDEGQGKDVMVMARAIRWCAVLMAAALVVGGGCRSRPKAGAAGDSGVNPLGVAPVQVGAGEVGMTGEPFSGTERRGAFQPVYFAYDSSAIESSERSKIEAVADALRAAPSKRLIIEGHCDERGSNEYNLALGERRALAIRAYLIGLGIAADRIQTKSFGEEQPVAFGHNEEAWRLNRRGEFVIIE; encoded by the coding sequence GTGGTGCGCGACGGCGACGAGGGACAGGGAAAGGACGTGATGGTCATGGCGCGAGCAATTCGTTGGTGCGCGGTGCTGATGGCGGCGGCGCTGGTGGTGGGCGGCGGGTGCCGTTCGCGTCCGAAGGCGGGGGCCGCGGGCGATTCGGGCGTCAACCCGCTCGGCGTGGCGCCGGTGCAGGTGGGGGCGGGCGAGGTGGGCATGACGGGCGAGCCGTTCTCCGGCACCGAGCGGCGCGGGGCATTCCAGCCGGTGTACTTTGCCTACGACAGCTCGGCGATCGAGAGCTCGGAGCGTTCGAAGATCGAAGCGGTCGCCGACGCGCTGCGCGCGGCGCCCTCGAAACGGCTGATCATTGAGGGGCATTGCGACGAGCGGGGGAGCAACGAGTACAACCTGGCGCTCGGCGAACGGCGGGCGTTGGCGATCCGCGCGTATCTGATCGGGCTGGGCATTGCGGCGGACCGCATTCAAACAAAGAGCTTTGGCGAGGAACAGCCGGTGGCGTTCGGGCACAACGAGGAGGCGTGGCGTCTGAACCGGCGTGGGGAGTTTGTGATCATCGAATAG
- a CDS encoding NUDIX hydrolase, with product MHEWTTLDRRRIADFSPFLMLEARRVRTPDGRLVDPWTWIDTPDYVNVFAVTTICQLVALEVHKYAVGCSSLALPGGFIEPHEQPETAARRELQEETGYGGGRWRPLGTYVVDANRGAGRAHFFLALDVVPQGPTVDDDLEHPSVRLLSPAELDEALSHAAFRALPWAACAALGRAAWEADRRAD from the coding sequence ATGCACGAATGGACAACACTCGATCGCCGTCGGATCGCGGATTTTTCCCCTTTCCTGATGCTGGAGGCGCGCCGCGTGCGCACGCCGGACGGCCGTCTCGTTGACCCCTGGACTTGGATCGACACCCCGGACTACGTGAACGTCTTCGCGGTCACCACCATTTGCCAGCTCGTCGCGCTAGAGGTTCACAAGTACGCGGTCGGTTGCAGCTCGCTGGCGCTGCCCGGCGGATTCATCGAACCGCACGAGCAGCCCGAGACCGCAGCGCGCCGCGAACTGCAGGAAGAGACCGGCTATGGCGGCGGACGATGGCGGCCGCTCGGCACATATGTGGTGGACGCGAACCGTGGCGCCGGCCGCGCACACTTCTTCCTCGCCCTCGATGTGGTGCCGCAGGGGCCCACGGTCGACGACGATCTCGAGCATCCATCGGTGCGCTTGCTCAGCCCCGCGGAACTTGATGAGGCATTGTCCCACGCCGCCTTTCGTGCGCTCCCTTGGGCGGCCTGCGCGGCGCTCGGCCGCGCCGCGTGGGAGGCCGACCGGCGAGCCGACTGA